In the genome of Nocardioides sp. NBC_00368, the window TCGTGCGGGACGCCTGGCGTCTCGCGGTCGGCACCCTGACCGCGATGCCCGTGCCTCCTCCCGAGCTCGTCGACCGCCGACGCGCCGCGGTGGCGATGGCGGTTGCGCCGCTGGCCGCTATGCCGCTGGCACTGGGTGCCGGCGCTATCGCACTGCTGGGACAGCTCGCCGGGCTACCGCACCTGGTCACCGCCCTGCTCGCGATCGGCGCCGTGGTCGCCGGCAACCGGGCGCTCCACCTCGACGGTCTCGCCGACACGGTCGACGGCATGGCCGCCTCCTACGACCGCGAGCGGTCGCTGGCGGTGATGAAGACCGGTACCTCAGGCCCGGCCGGGGTCACCGCGATCGTCCTCGTCCTCGGCCTCCAGGTGGCGGCGCTCGGCTCGCTGTTGGACGGTGATGGTTGGCGGCCGGCGGTCCTGGCCGCGGTCGCCGTCTGCGCCTCGCGCGCAGCCCTCGCCCTGTGCTGCACCCGTGGCATCAGGTCGGCCCGGGAGGACGGGCTGGGGCGTACGTTCACCCAGACCCTGCCGCCCGTCGTCACCGTCCTCGTCTGGACCGTCCTCGCCGCCGCGCTCGCCGGCGTCGGTGCGTGGGCCGGCCTGCCGTGGTGGCGAGGAGCCCTCGCGGTCGCCGTCGCCGCGGTCGTCGTCGGTGCGATCCTCCTGCGAGCGGTCAAGCGGTTCGGGGGAGTGACCGGTGACGTCTTCGGTGCTGCCGTCGAGGCCGCGCTCGCTGCGTTGCTCGTCACCCTGAGCGCCGGCTAGATCTTCAGCACCCGTCCGGCGATGACCAGGTGCACCTCGTCGCAGGCCGCGGCCAGGCGCTGGTTGACCAGCCCGAGCAGGTCGCGGAAGAGGCGGCCCGAGCGGTGGGCCGGGACGACCCCGAGGCCGACCTCGTTGGTCACCAGGACCACGTCGCCGTTCTGCTGTTCCAGCACCGCTGCCGCGTCATCGACGAGCGCCGAGACGGCCGCCGTCGCCTCCTCCGAGGTGGCCTCCCACAGACCTCGCGAGTCCATGACGGCGGTGAGCCAGGTGCCCAGGCAGTCGACCATCACCGCGTCACCCGCGGCCAGCCCCTCGGTCAGTGCCCCGGCGAGATCCCGCGACTCGACCGTGCGCCACCGCTCCGGCCGCCGGGCTCGATGCGAAGCCAGCCGCGCGGCCCAGTCGGGATCCGGTTCCTCCTCGAGCGTCGGCCCCGGCGCGACGTACGCCACCGACGGAGCGGCAGCGAGCAGCGACTCGGCGTGCCGCGACTTCCCCGACCGCACCCCGCCCGTCACCAGAATCCTCACCAGGCCAGTCTCCCAGCCATCGCATAGCCTGCGCCCATGACCCCAGAGCGCATCGCGCTGATCTCGGACGTGCACGGCAACCTCACCGCCCTCGAAGCCGTGCTCGCGGACATCGAGGCGCGCGGAATCACCAGGATCTTCAACCTCGGCGACTACGTCGGCAAGGGACCGCGAGGACGCGAGGTCGCCGAGCTCTGCCGGGAGCGGTGCGAGGTCAACATCCTTGGCAACTGGGAGGACTTCCTGCTCACCCCCGAGCCCGACTTCGGCCGCGAGTCGGTCGGGCTGATGTGGTGGCGGCTGCAGGCCTGGGAGCAGGCCGAGTGGCTGCGTACGCTCCCGTTCAGCCACGACTTCTGGATCAGCGGACGAAGGGTCAGGCTCTTCCACGCCTCCGAGGAGACCGTCCACCGCCGGGTCAGGTTCGACCACGACGAGCAGGAGTTCCTGGGCCTGTTCCAGAACACCGAGGCGACCGGCTTCGACGGCCCGGAGCCCGACATCGTCGGCTACGCCGACACCCACGACCCCTACTACGAGACCGACCGCAACCGGCGCACCGTCTTCAACACCGGCAGCGTCGGCAACTGCATGAGCGACCCGACCCCGGTCTACGTCATCCTCGAGGGCGTCATGGACAGCGACCAGGAGGCGCCGTTCGGCATCCAGTGGGTCCGGGTCCCCTACGACGCCGAGGCCGAGATCGCGTACGCGGCCGAGG includes:
- the cobU gene encoding bifunctional adenosylcobinamide kinase/adenosylcobinamide-phosphate guanylyltransferase, which produces MRILVTGGVRSGKSRHAESLLAAAPSVAYVAPGPTLEEEPDPDWAARLASHRARRPERWRTVESRDLAGALTEGLAAGDAVMVDCLGTWLTAVMDSRGLWEATSEEATAAVSALVDDAAAVLEQQNGDVVLVTNEVGLGVVPAHRSGRLFRDLLGLVNQRLAAACDEVHLVIAGRVLKI
- a CDS encoding metallophosphoesterase family protein, with the translated sequence MTPERIALISDVHGNLTALEAVLADIEARGITRIFNLGDYVGKGPRGREVAELCRERCEVNILGNWEDFLLTPEPDFGRESVGLMWWRLQAWEQAEWLRTLPFSHDFWISGRRVRLFHASEETVHRRVRFDHDEQEFLGLFQNTEATGFDGPEPDIVGYADTHDPYYETDRNRRTVFNTGSVGNCMSDPTPVYVILEGVMDSDQEAPFGIQWVRVPYDAEAEIAYAAEVGMPELEAYTYELRTGFYRGNLRDGEQPTYHRRR
- a CDS encoding adenosylcobinamide-GDP ribazoletransferase, whose translation is MLVRDAWRLAVGTLTAMPVPPPELVDRRRAAVAMAVAPLAAMPLALGAGAIALLGQLAGLPHLVTALLAIGAVVAGNRALHLDGLADTVDGMAASYDRERSLAVMKTGTSGPAGVTAIVLVLGLQVAALGSLLDGDGWRPAVLAAVAVCASRAALALCCTRGIRSAREDGLGRTFTQTLPPVVTVLVWTVLAAALAGVGAWAGLPWWRGALAVAVAAVVVGAILLRAVKRFGGVTGDVFGAAVEAALAALLVTLSAG